The genomic segment TCAGTAACCTTCTGTGCTTTTACCCGCAGGTGAGTAAGGATTTCGCTGGAATCAGTTGTTTTCCAGCATATGAATAATCTGGTTAGCCACCACTTTCGCGCTCTGATCATCAGTGCGGATCGTTACGTCGGCAATTTCTTCGTACAGCGGATTACGCTCATTAGCGAGCGCTTCAAGCACTTCACGCGGCGGCGTATCAACCTGTAACAGCGGGCGTTTTTTATCACGCTGTGTACGGGCGAGCTGCTTTTCGATAGTGGTTTCCAGATAGACCACCACGCCACGCGCGGAGAGACGATTGCGGGTTTCGCGGGATTTGACAGAGCCACCGCCGGTCGCCAGTACAATACCCTGTTTTTCCGTCAGCTCATTGATGACTTTTTCTTCGCGATCACGGAAACCTTCTTCGCCTTCTACATCGAAGACCCAGCCGACATCAGCTCCGGTACGTTTTTCGATCTCCTGGTCGGAGTCGTAAAATTCCATGTTGAGCTGTTGTGCTAACTGACGCCCAATAGTGCTTTTGCCAGCACCCATAGGCCCAACCAGAAAGATATTGCGTTTCTCTGCCATTTTTTCGGTACTACTAAGACAAGTCGTTGATGATAAACCCGCGAGCAATAACCCTGAGCTGCGGGAAATGAACTGAAACCTCTTAAGCGATAGTGCGAGAGTCAGATCAAAAATTATCTCAACACTCAAGGTAGTTTGGCAACCGAATAAATCACCGCGTCTGACGCACAGGAGTGAAAAAACAACAACGGATGCACCGCCTCCGACCGACTCTCAAATCGGTACTCCTTGTATGCTAATTCCATCCCGGCGTCAAACATCCGGCGACGATAATGGCTAAAAACTCCCGTGCGGATCAGGCGCCGCTTATGATTCGCGGCGTAATAAACACCACCAGTTCGCGTTTTTCGTTGTCTTTACCGTCGTGGCGAAAAAGGCTCCCGAAGAGCGGAATATTTCCCAATAACGGCACCTGTTCATTACCAGCTTTATTTTTTTGCTGAAAAATTCCGCCGAGCGCCAGCGTTTCGCCGTCTTTAACCTCCACTTGCGTTTCTATCTCTTGTTTATCAATAGCTAATACTTCGCCGTCGGCCTGTTGCAGCACCTGGCCTGGCATATTCTGGCTGATGCGCAGCTTGAGACGAATACGTCCGCCCTCACCGATAGTTGGCGTCACTTCCATGCCGAGCACCGCCTCTTTAAATTCGATGGATGTCGCCCCGCTTTCGCCGCTTGATACCTGATACGGGATCTCGCTGCCCTGCTTGATGCTGGCTGGCTGCTGATGCGCAGCCAGCAATCGGGGGCTTGCGATAATTTCCACCTTTTGCTTCTGCTCAAGAGCTGAAAGCTCAAATTCCAGCATCCGCCCGTCAATACGTCCGATATTAAAGCCAAGCCGCGTGGTGGCGTTGGCGACCGCCAGATCGGCGGAAATAGTGGTCGGGTGATAGAGCTTCGTGGCACCTTCTGCATCAGCGGTACTCCATTTGACACCCAGTTCCCGCAGACTCTGCTGATTGATAGTGACAATATGCGCCGCCAGTTCCACCTGCCCCACGGGAATATCCATTTTTGCGACCCACTCCTGCACCTGACGCAGCGCGGCGGCCGTATCGCGGATCAACAGCCGGTTGGTGCGCTTATCTACCGTGACACTGCCGCGCGGTGTCATAAGCTTATCGCCAAGTGATGCCAGGGCAGCGGCCAGCTCTGTCGCCTCGGCATAACGCAGCGTGACGGTTTCACTGCCGAGCGGCAGATTCCGTGCCTGCTGCTGGCGGGACGCTTCACGCTGGGCCTGATTTTGTTGCTCCCAGGTTTCGGGATAAACGCGCAGTACGTTGTTCTCTTTCTGAAAACGTAGCCGCGCACTCTCCGCGACCATTCGAAACGCCTGCTGCCACGGCACATCCTGCAAATGCAGCGACACCACGCCTTCGACACCGGGTGCGACAACCAGATTCAGGTGCTCGCTTTCTGCAAGCGCCTGCAGCAGTTGCACAACGGGGGTTTCATCCGCCACCAGCGACATGTTGGGACTCGGCGGTGCCGCGCGTGCGGCTGTCATGACGAGTAATAATAAAGGAGGGAATATCCTTATCATGTTGTCTGTCCTTAAGCGTCCATACCAGAACCGAAGGGCGGCACCCTTCGCCATTTTTTAACGTCACGGTTGTGGTGTCAGCCCTTATCACCTGCCAGCCAGTCGCAAGCATCGCGCCAGGACTTACCCGCAGCCACGTTTTTTCAGGCTTCTGTAGCAGCACACGTATTGACTCGCCCTGTTTCACGCTGCCGCCGTAACGCCAGAGATCTGCCTGATGAAGCTGACAGCGCGCCTGCGGCGGCGCAAAGGGATCGCGCCCGCTCCATGTCGGTAAACAGACCAAAAAAAGCACACCGCCCAGCACGCTACTTTTCATGAGGCCGCTCCAGCTGCAGCGTCAGGCGCAGCGTTTGCGCCTCTTCCGTACTTAACGCAAATCCGTTCGCCAGCATGTCGCTTTCGGCAAGCGCCGCGAAGATCGCCGGCACGTTATTCCAGGTGAGCGCCAGCTCAAGCTCGCCTTTGTCTCCCTCTGGCTGCCAGCGGATAAGGTGCCCGTTCGGGCCGGGGTTCAGCGCCAGCGGCGAAAAGGGTTTAAGGGTAAGTTGCGCGTTAAGCGCGGCGATTGCAGGTTGTCGGTCTGGCAGCATGGACACCTGCCGCCGCAACGTTTGTAGCTCTCGTGCTTGTTGCTGAAGCTGCACCTTGAGCTGTTGACGATTGTCCGTGAGCGGCACAAGCCACGCGTAAGCCACGCCGGCAAGCAGCATCACCCAGCCAGCCGCACAGGCCGCACGCAGCGAAACAGGGCCCGTGAGCCAGCGATCAATCAGTAATCGCATCGCCAGGATCCTTATGCAGCGAAAGGTGAAACCGCCAGTAGCCTTCTTTTTCGCGACGCATCTCGCCAGGCGCGAGCCGGGTAAACGGTGTCAGCCGCTGTAATGTTTCTTCAAAACCTGGCAGTGCCTGCGCGTCATACGCGTTGCCGGTAAGCTCCAGCCGATCGTCATGAAAACGCAGCGCCGTCAGCCAGAGCGAATCAGGCAGCGTGTCGGCGAGCGTCTGTAGGCGTTGCTCCCACGCGGCGACCGACTGGCGATGACTTTCCCGACGCTGCCAGCGCAGACGCAGCGCCTCATATGTCTGCGCCGCCCGCCGCGCTTCCCGTAATGTGGTTTTATAGCCGGTAATGGCGTTCGCCTGTTTTTCTGCCCGTTGCTCAAAGGCACGTAACTGGCGCGCAAGAATGCCGTGGGCAAAACCTGTTGCAAGCACGGCGGCGAGCGCGGCGAAAGTAAAAAAGCTTCCCCAATGAATGAGCCGCGTCCGCCGCCGCACATGCCGCCACGGCAGAAGATTAATGT from the Cronobacter condimenti 1330 genome contains:
- a CDS encoding HofP DNA utilization family protein — encoded protein: MKSSVLGGVLFLVCLPTWSGRDPFAPPQARCQLHQADLWRYGGSVKQGESIRVLLQKPEKTWLRVSPGAMLATGWQVIRADTTTVTLKNGEGCRPSVLVWTLKDRQHDKDIPSFIITRHDSRTRGTAESQHVAGGG
- a CDS encoding HofO family protein; translated protein: MRLLIDRWLTGPVSLRAACAAGWVMLLAGVAYAWLVPLTDNRQQLKVQLQQQARELQTLRRQVSMLPDRQPAIAALNAQLTLKPFSPLALNPGPNGHLIRWQPEGDKGELELALTWNNVPAIFAALAESDMLANGFALSTEEAQTLRLTLQLERPHEK
- the aroK gene encoding shikimate kinase AroK, translating into MAEKRNIFLVGPMGAGKSTIGRQLAQQLNMEFYDSDQEIEKRTGADVGWVFDVEGEEGFRDREEKVINELTEKQGIVLATGGGSVKSRETRNRLSARGVVVYLETTIEKQLARTQRDKKRPLLQVDTPPREVLEALANERNPLYEEIADVTIRTDDQSAKVVANQIIHMLENN
- the hofQ gene encoding DNA uptake porin HofQ, with product MIRIFPPLLLLVMTAARAAPPSPNMSLVADETPVVQLLQALAESEHLNLVVAPGVEGVVSLHLQDVPWQQAFRMVAESARLRFQKENNVLRVYPETWEQQNQAQREASRQQQARNLPLGSETVTLRYAEATELAAALASLGDKLMTPRGSVTVDKRTNRLLIRDTAAALRQVQEWVAKMDIPVGQVELAAHIVTINQQSLRELGVKWSTADAEGATKLYHPTTISADLAVANATTRLGFNIGRIDGRMLEFELSALEQKQKVEIIASPRLLAAHQQPASIKQGSEIPYQVSSGESGATSIEFKEAVLGMEVTPTIGEGGRIRLKLRISQNMPGQVLQQADGEVLAIDKQEIETQVEVKDGETLALGGIFQQKNKAGNEQVPLLGNIPLFGSLFRHDGKDNEKRELVVFITPRIISGA
- a CDS encoding PilN domain-containing protein produces the protein MRRHINLLPWRHVRRRTRLIHWGSFFTFAALAAVLATGFAHGILARQLRAFEQRAEKQANAITGYKTTLREARRAAQTYEALRLRWQRRESHRQSVAAWEQRLQTLADTLPDSLWLTALRFHDDRLELTGNAYDAQALPGFEETLQRLTPFTRLAPGEMRREKEGYWRFHLSLHKDPGDAITD